Proteins found in one Triticum aestivum cultivar Chinese Spring chromosome 4D, IWGSC CS RefSeq v2.1, whole genome shotgun sequence genomic segment:
- the LOC123100816 gene encoding uncharacterized protein, with protein MAVLKDTFAHHFEVVAILAGLFVFVVLVTPSPPVQGSLRPPSVCVAPYVYYERIGMIQPYLLFSILVSGLLTSSLKRRTAAADAPPPTLWIRAYGMLALLLSFVSILLLAVLASYMAQVRSSTFSCWSGASKASACIFGTFVGLVCVATYYELATVIMWAAY; from the coding sequence ATGGCAGTTCTCAAGGACACCTTCGCACACCATTTCGAGGTCGTGGCCATCCTTGCGGGCCTCTTCGTCTTCGTGGTCCTCGTCACTCCGTCGCCGCCGGTGCAGGGCTCGCTCCGTCCGCCCAGCGTTTGCGTCGCACCGTACGTCTACTACGAGCGGATCGGCATGATACAGCCCTACCTCTTGTTCTCCATCCTTGTCTCCGGCCTCCTCACCTCCAGCCTCAAGCGCCGCACCGCCGCGGCCGACGCGCCCCCGCCGACTCTGTGGATCCGAGCATATGGGATGCTGGCTCTCCTCCTGTCGTTCGTGAGCATCCTTCTTCTCGCGGTGCTCGCGTCCTACATGGCGCAGGTGAGGTCTTCGACCTTCTCTTGCTGGAGCGGGGCAAGCAAGGCCTCTGCCTGCATCTTCGGCACCTTCGTTGGCCTAGTGTGTGTGGCTACCTACTATGAGCTCGCGACAGTCATCATGTGGGCTGCTTACTAG